From the genome of Candidatus Hydrogenedentota bacterium, one region includes:
- a CDS encoding DUF2339 domain-containing protein, whose translation MLALTACAVLLDSQSYALGSAVSLLLGALPLGMHHLGHFRGEFLAVNVVCLVMLFISSAMSEASRARNWDTLLFRGVFLFAPLSYGVFAWLAGLFLAGEFSGVNGAFALAAAAALAIPLSRVLHPGAFTAIAGGYILWASVIYVPEVTRHFQDAPGRFGAAAGLLAVLSLLGDRFFTTLERRPFAAWLCAGFLANALVVLLCHLENAVQAAWLMPATALVCFFFLGYAALFRSTAAAAVSVAGIVYASFRHTLNAYDETALQPGLVLGFLLPAFYWVLSERLFALWSHRWGGVLDAVREKTSFELRRPETALAPLSAATVLLLLLIERVPSLAPANLVFITIGWFSLAALLLAVSLLFRQRYYRYAGLAVVLLSLGRLFLIDMKEQDPLLRVAAFAVVGAGLLGISLGYYKWMAKMRSDTVPSGDDSAPPAQEGGPHQDGQGGIATGTGNEDPRD comes from the coding sequence GGGAATTTTTGGCTGTAAACGTTGTCTGCCTTGTCATGCTTTTTATATCGTCCGCCATGTCCGAAGCATCCCGCGCCAGGAATTGGGACACCCTTTTGTTTCGCGGGGTTTTCCTTTTCGCCCCCCTGTCCTATGGTGTGTTCGCGTGGCTCGCGGGACTGTTTCTCGCCGGCGAGTTCTCGGGTGTGAACGGCGCGTTTGCCCTGGCCGCCGCGGCCGCCCTGGCGATCCCCTTGAGCCGTGTTTTGCATCCCGGCGCCTTTACGGCCATTGCGGGCGGTTACATTCTTTGGGCCAGTGTCATTTATGTCCCCGAAGTGACGCGTCATTTCCAGGATGCCCCCGGCCGCTTCGGCGCCGCGGCCGGTCTGTTGGCGGTTCTGTCCCTGCTGGGCGACCGCTTTTTCACCACCCTTGAAAGGCGCCCCTTCGCGGCGTGGCTTTGCGCCGGTTTTTTGGCGAACGCCTTAGTCGTCCTGTTGTGCCACCTGGAAAATGCGGTCCAGGCCGCATGGCTGATGCCGGCCACCGCGCTGGTTTGTTTCTTCTTTCTTGGATATGCGGCGCTCTTCCGCTCAACCGCCGCGGCGGCCGTCTCTGTTGCCGGAATCGTGTACGCCTCATTCCGCCACACGTTAAACGCATACGACGAGACGGCGCTCCAGCCCGGCCTGGTGCTGGGCTTCCTGCTCCCCGCATTTTACTGGGTGTTGTCTGAACGGCTCTTTGCGCTGTGGTCGCATCGTTGGGGCGGCGTCCTGGATGCGGTGCGTGAAAAGACCTCCTTTGAACTTCGCCGGCCCGAAACGGCCCTGGCACCCCTGTCGGCGGCCACTGTGCTGCTGCTGCTGCTCATCGAGCGCGTTCCGTCCCTTGCCCCGGCGAACCTCGTGTTCATCACCATCGGCTGGTTTTCACTCGCGGCCCTGCTGCTGGCGGTTTCGCTCCTCTTCCGGCAGCGCTATTACCGCTATGCCGGTCTGGCCGTCGTGCTGCTTTCCCTGGGACGCCTGTTCCTGATTGACATGAAAGAGCAGGACCCGCTGCTGCGCGTGGCGGCGTTCGCCGTGGTGGGCGCCGGACTGTTGGGCATCAGCCTCGGCTATTACAAGTGGATGGCCAAAATGCGCTCCGATACCGTCCCCTCCGGCGATGACTCCGCGCCGCCAGCGCAGGAAGGCGGGCCGCATCAGGACGGACAAGGGGGGATTGCAACCGGAACCGGAAATGAAGACCCGCGTGACTAA